One Candidatus Eremiobacterota bacterium DNA window includes the following coding sequences:
- a CDS encoding transglycosylase SLT domain-containing protein, whose amino-acid sequence MEIRDHSVYNLEAGATRGSAMGASFPRKLIIEDADRVSLEPPSRAGRKTLSEEKLRELNESAEPVGESSQPAGTGKLWKAVASAAMLFSALVAAATPSPAEAALLNNEISRAMEEQAKTAETAGMKCAEVFNGAYVASTGDWHYKSDEAYRDFEPVHVTVVKRILQKGRAGKKAVSRTVRTVVDIAPSILSAAKRHDVSPYLIKAIIAKESSFNPSARSNKGAAGLMQVLPGTARMMGVRDYWSHEGNIEAGTKYISGLLEEFGGIEKALSAYNTGPNNVHKSKHGIPSYTRGYIRKTLEFLRENTGPGW is encoded by the coding sequence ATGGAAATCAGGGACCACTCGGTGTATAATCTGGAGGCTGGAGCCACAAGGGGCTCTGCCATGGGGGCCTCTTTTCCCCGGAAGCTCATCATTGAAGATGCCGACAGGGTGTCGCTGGAGCCGCCCTCCCGTGCCGGCAGGAAGACTCTCTCTGAAGAGAAGCTCCGTGAGCTCAATGAATCAGCTGAGCCTGTCGGGGAGTCATCGCAGCCCGCCGGGACGGGAAAGCTCTGGAAGGCCGTTGCTTCGGCGGCAATGCTCTTTTCCGCGTTGGTGGCAGCAGCGACACCATCGCCTGCCGAGGCGGCTCTTCTGAACAACGAGATATCCAGGGCAATGGAAGAGCAGGCGAAGACGGCGGAAACAGCAGGCATGAAATGCGCGGAGGTATTCAACGGCGCCTACGTGGCATCGACAGGCGACTGGCATTACAAGTCAGATGAGGCTTACAGGGACTTTGAGCCGGTGCACGTCACCGTCGTGAAGAGGATCCTCCAGAAGGGCCGTGCAGGGAAAAAGGCCGTCTCCCGCACCGTCAGGACGGTGGTGGACATCGCTCCTTCCATACTCTCGGCGGCGAAAAGGCATGACGTGAGCCCCTATCTCATCAAGGCGATTATTGCGAAAGAATCGTCATTCAACCCCTCTGCCAGGTCAAATAAGGGGGCCGCCGGGCTCATGCAGGTCCTGCCGGGGACCGCGCGGATGATGGGCGTGAGGGACTACTGGAGCCACGAGGGGAACATCGAGGCCGGCACGAAATATATCAGCGGCCTCCTCGAGGAGTTCGGCGGTATCGAGAAGGCCCTCTCGGCCTATAACACGGGGCCCAATAACGTGCATAAGTCAAAGCACGGGATTCCTTCCTACACGCGGGGCTATATCAGGAAAACCCTGGAATTCCTGAGGGAGAACACGGGCCCCGGGTGGTGA
- a CDS encoding tetratricopeptide repeat protein: MKIIIAILKFFILTFYGMLCFIPWSYYTSRGRHDKVIRDCTRALSLAPGSHYFLTSRASAYFRSRCYDEALKDFDRAIGQESIYTFDYLSRGEVYVEKGLLDEGIRDFDKALSLSPKHFFSLSNRGRAYLLKERYDEAIADLDGAITLNKKEAAPLINRGRAFLGKGLPDEAIEDAGRALTLNPGNTHALMLRGEACMMKGSMKDAMADFAEILLREPRNGGVDSFLISSGGRGISLHGALEECDALISRYVDFNWPRRWRAHCHRSCGMVDRALDDYNWVLGLNPWDYYALLGRGIIYLVDKLERGPDHDIIKRALDDLSDVICFNPDDVLALNLRALLYTMMASYAKHCADIAEDPVYDSSDMLAKALEDYSRLAALEPGIKTGYYGRGVTHSRMGSYADAVADLSKALELSPGDYRIYRERGHAYAAMGEMEKAVDDFTKSQQEPPECSTFIQDRDLGRCLSGIASGDGFSEKALRDAMGKQEEMVSIELMKIVELHEEDEAEGS, from the coding sequence ATGAAAATCATCATTGCAATACTGAAATTTTTCATCCTTACCTTCTATGGCATGCTTTGCTTCATCCCATGGTCATATTATACCTCGCGGGGAAGGCATGACAAAGTCATCAGGGACTGCACCAGGGCACTCTCCCTGGCACCCGGGAGCCACTATTTCCTCACCAGCAGGGCATCAGCCTATTTCAGGAGCAGATGCTATGACGAGGCGCTGAAGGACTTTGACAGGGCGATTGGTCAGGAGTCTATTTACACCTTTGATTATTTAAGCAGGGGAGAGGTATACGTCGAAAAAGGCCTTCTTGATGAGGGCATAAGGGACTTTGACAAGGCTCTGTCCCTTTCCCCGAAGCATTTCTTCTCTCTCTCAAACCGCGGGAGAGCTTACCTGCTGAAAGAGCGATATGACGAGGCCATAGCGGACCTGGACGGCGCCATCACACTTAATAAGAAGGAGGCCGCTCCTCTTATAAACCGCGGGCGGGCCTTCCTCGGAAAGGGCCTTCCCGACGAGGCCATCGAGGACGCCGGCAGGGCCCTCACCCTCAATCCCGGCAACACCCATGCGCTCATGCTCAGGGGGGAAGCCTGTATGATGAAGGGATCCATGAAGGATGCGATGGCCGATTTTGCGGAGATTCTTCTGAGAGAGCCCCGCAACGGCGGGGTGGACTCTTTCCTGATCTCCTCCGGGGGCAGGGGCATCTCCCTCCACGGAGCGCTCGAGGAGTGCGATGCCCTTATCTCCAGGTATGTTGATTTCAACTGGCCTCGCCGATGGCGCGCTCACTGCCACCGATCATGCGGGATGGTGGACAGGGCCCTTGATGACTACAACTGGGTTCTCGGCCTCAATCCCTGGGACTATTACGCCCTTCTGGGAAGGGGAATCATCTACCTGGTTGACAAGCTGGAAAGAGGCCCGGACCACGATATAATCAAGAGAGCCCTTGACGATCTGAGCGATGTGATCTGTTTCAATCCTGATGACGTCCTTGCCCTCAACCTGCGGGCTTTGCTTTATACCATGATGGCTTCCTATGCAAAGCATTGTGCCGATATTGCAGAAGACCCGGTCTATGATTCTTCCGATATGCTTGCCAAGGCTCTTGAGGATTATTCCCGCCTGGCAGCTCTCGAGCCCGGCATCAAGACCGGCTATTACGGCCGGGGGGTCACCCATTCTCGCATGGGATCCTATGCCGATGCCGTCGCTGATCTGTCAAAGGCTCTTGAGCTCTCTCCCGGCGATTACCGCATATACAGGGAGAGGGGCCATGCCTATGCCGCCATGGGAGAGATGGAGAAAGCCGTCGATGATTTCACGAAATCCCAGCAGGAGCCCCCGGAGTGCTCCACCTTCATTCAGGATCGGGATCTGGGAAGGTGCCTCTCAGGGATCGCTTCAGGCGACGGCTTTTCTGAGAAGGCCCTCAGGGACGCCATGGGAAAGCAAGAAGAGATGGTAAGCATAGAGCTCATGAAGATTGTGGAGCTTCATGAGGAAGACGAGGCTGAGGGCTCCTAG
- a CDS encoding serine/threonine-protein kinase, which produces MGNRIPAPDGKTGSDGRPLLVLPKNTILKGSYIASYFTTGGMSIGYLARKGGKVFFIKEVEGSQSDRVVALSQEKATLERLNHWGIVKCVDFFEQEGFYYLVVDYIDGVSLDKLISPTSTEFISEKDAIDWAFQLCDIFEYLHSQTPPIIYRDLKPHNVMKDSMGQLHLVDFGIARVFKTGKESDTSVVGSYLTASPEHYGAKQTDERSDIFTLGATLHCILTNGHGRSDDFFGFVPISKINPGVSELLEEALARTIEFNPDDRYQSVAEMREAFVNVSQGKRIPLPSTSRGTLKVAAQRARNEWGGMSSTRKLAPEEEAEWEAVLHPEMPDSSSGSLSGSLPARSYVPLIVVLLAIIIGGIALFRVAFHPSSSNSKPPSSGVPAFLSPGPPETPLPSQDTQNSLRQMENIFWSAWFPKSYRQTKNPWIWIATEPVQRKIEIMKLTPKEEDQQYTDERYCELYEKMLKDQSIQNVDKQGPFYVNGARHYVYSYSEGSSLQRDRLMTREDCKYAFLLSMRAPKDVFDYYYSSEFQPFIDSFTLK; this is translated from the coding sequence ATGGGAAATCGCATTCCCGCCCCCGACGGGAAAACGGGCAGTGACGGCCGCCCCCTGCTGGTGCTTCCAAAGAATACGATCCTCAAGGGGAGCTATATTGCATCATATTTCACCACGGGGGGCATGAGCATAGGGTATCTGGCGAGAAAAGGGGGTAAAGTCTTTTTTATCAAGGAGGTGGAGGGATCCCAGTCGGACCGGGTTGTTGCCCTCTCACAGGAAAAGGCGACCCTTGAGCGCCTGAACCACTGGGGAATAGTAAAGTGCGTCGATTTCTTTGAGCAGGAGGGCTTCTATTACCTGGTGGTGGACTATATCGACGGGGTAAGCCTTGACAAGCTCATCTCTCCCACCTCCACCGAGTTTATCAGTGAAAAGGATGCCATTGACTGGGCCTTCCAGCTCTGCGACATATTTGAATACCTCCATTCTCAGACCCCCCCCATCATATACCGGGATCTCAAGCCCCACAATGTAATGAAAGACTCCATGGGACAGCTCCACCTGGTGGATTTCGGCATTGCAAGGGTGTTCAAGACCGGCAAGGAATCAGATACGTCAGTCGTCGGCTCATATCTCACCGCCTCGCCTGAGCACTATGGTGCAAAGCAGACCGATGAGCGCTCCGACATCTTCACCCTCGGGGCGACCCTCCACTGCATTCTCACCAACGGGCACGGCAGGAGCGATGATTTTTTCGGATTTGTCCCCATCAGTAAAATCAACCCCGGGGTGTCGGAGCTGCTGGAAGAGGCTCTCGCGAGGACAATCGAATTTAATCCTGATGACCGCTACCAGTCTGTCGCCGAAATGCGTGAGGCCTTTGTCAACGTCTCCCAGGGCAAAAGGATTCCACTGCCCTCCACTTCCCGGGGCACCCTGAAAGTTGCAGCCCAGCGGGCAAGAAACGAGTGGGGAGGGATGTCCTCGACCAGGAAGCTCGCCCCGGAGGAGGAGGCTGAATGGGAGGCAGTGCTCCATCCTGAAATGCCGGACTCTTCTTCCGGTTCTTTGTCGGGCTCTCTGCCTGCACGCTCTTATGTCCCCCTCATTGTGGTGCTCCTGGCGATCATTATAGGGGGAATCGCTCTCTTCAGGGTAGCCTTTCATCCCTCTTCATCGAATTCGAAGCCTCCCTCTTCAGGAGTCCCGGCATTTCTTTCACCGGGACCACCGGAGACTCCCCTTCCCTCCCAGGATACTCAAAATTCCCTGAGGCAAATGGAAAATATTTTCTGGAGCGCCTGGTTTCCCAAATCCTATCGGCAGACCAAGAATCCCTGGATCTGGATTGCCACGGAGCCTGTCCAGCGAAAGATAGAAATAATGAAGTTAACGCCGAAAGAAGAAGATCAGCAGTATACAGACGAGCGATACTGCGAATTATATGAAAAGATGCTGAAAGACCAGTCGATACAAAATGTCGATAAACAGGGCCCTTTCTATGTGAACGGTGCCCGGCACTATGTTTATTCCTATTCCGAGGGCAGCTCCCTTCAAAGAGACAGGCTCATGACCAGGGAAGACTGCAAATATGCATTTCTCCTGAGCATGAGGGCGCCGAAAGATGTCTTTGACTATTATTACTCGTCGGAATTCCAGCCCTTCATTGACTCCTTCACTCTGAAATAA